The following are from one region of the Bacillus methanolicus MGA3 genome:
- the spoIIP gene encoding stage II sporulation protein P, which produces MKQIRQTGIVVSVKGTTLLKIAASILLFMLMSFSISGVLTSLKPEYRISSSSVNNAATNINGEFLFRLLGWENHYFLQGLPKNASSIKFSNVLFKLSTNISLDDPRSLLGRELPGFSLFDSKILVAGEGTNYTNMPIESSPPIDVLKAEREAALQNTEGLDESTNNGKAATPPMNTGGKKVVYIYFSHNRESFLPYLKGVADADNAYHSKINIMKVGEKLQEELESKGIGTKVEKTDIQAILNKKGWSYAQSYQESREVVQAALARNRDLTYLIDIHRDSRRRKYTTIDINGKSYAKIAFVIGAENPNYEKNLKLANVLHKLLDKKYGKGLSRGIIELKGARTNGKFNQDLSENAILIEFGGIDNTFDELYRSAEALADVFSEYYWQAERVNKPASEPAEKN; this is translated from the coding sequence ATGAAACAGATCAGACAGACAGGGATCGTGGTCTCAGTGAAAGGGACAACCCTGTTGAAAATAGCTGCATCCATTCTATTATTTATGCTTATGTCTTTTTCCATTAGCGGTGTTTTGACGTCGCTAAAACCTGAGTACCGAATTTCTTCATCATCCGTAAATAATGCGGCAACCAATATAAATGGAGAATTTCTTTTTCGATTGCTCGGTTGGGAAAACCATTATTTTTTGCAAGGACTGCCCAAAAACGCAAGTTCAATAAAATTTTCAAATGTTCTTTTCAAGCTGTCAACAAATATTAGCCTTGATGATCCGAGAAGCTTGCTTGGAAGGGAGCTGCCGGGCTTTTCTTTATTTGACAGTAAAATTCTTGTGGCCGGGGAAGGTACTAACTATACAAACATGCCAATCGAATCTTCTCCACCAATTGATGTTTTAAAAGCAGAAAGGGAAGCCGCACTACAAAATACAGAGGGTTTAGATGAATCAACAAACAATGGAAAAGCTGCCACACCACCGATGAATACTGGAGGCAAAAAAGTTGTCTACATTTACTTCTCCCATAATCGAGAATCCTTTCTCCCGTATTTAAAAGGAGTAGCGGATGCGGATAATGCTTACCATTCAAAAATTAATATAATGAAAGTCGGCGAAAAACTGCAAGAGGAATTAGAATCTAAAGGCATAGGAACAAAAGTAGAAAAAACGGATATTCAAGCTATTTTAAATAAAAAGGGCTGGTCATATGCCCAATCTTATCAGGAGTCAAGAGAGGTTGTCCAAGCTGCCTTGGCAAGAAACCGCGATCTAACTTATTTAATTGATATTCATAGAGATTCACGGAGAAGAAAGTATACGACAATTGATATTAATGGGAAATCTTATGCAAAGATTGCATTTGTAATTGGTGCAGAGAATCCGAACTATGAGAAAAATTTAAAGCTGGCAAACGTACTTCACAAATTGCTAGACAAAAAGTATGGCAAAGGCTTAAGCCGCGGAATTATTGAATTAAAAGGAGCACGGACGAACGGGAAATTTAATCAAGATTTATCCGAAAATGCAATTTTAATTGAATTCGGAGGTATAGATAATACGTTTGATGAATTGTACCGCTCTGCAGAAGCTCTGGCAGATGTATTCAGCGAATACTATTGGCAAGCTGAGCGAGTAAATAAACCCGCCAGTGAACCAGCTGAAAAGAATTAA
- the gpr gene encoding GPR endopeptidase, protein MKESLDLRKYSVRTDLAVEAREMVLTERNASLDQQENLSQIDGVMIKEKEEDGIKLSLVQITEDGEKTIGKKPGKYLTIEVVGIRQKDTELQKQVSDVFSREFAHFLKETGIPEDASCLVVGLGNWNVTPDALGPLVCENLLVTRHLFELQPENVEDGYRSVSAVSPGVMGLTGIETSDIIFGVVEKSKPNFVIAIDALASRSIERVNSTIQISDTGIHPGSGVGNKRKEISKETLGVPVIAIGVPTVVDAVSITSDTIDFILKHFGRELKEGNRPSRSLAPAGMTFGEKRKLTEEDLPEEQQRKTFLGIVGTLPEEEKRKLIHEVLSPLGHNLMVTPKEVDIFIEDMANVLATGLNSALHKKVNEENRGFYTR, encoded by the coding sequence ATGAAAGAATCGCTTGACTTAAGAAAATATTCAGTTCGTACAGACCTAGCGGTGGAAGCACGGGAAATGGTTTTAACTGAACGAAACGCAAGTTTGGATCAACAGGAAAATCTTTCCCAAATAGATGGTGTTATGATTAAGGAAAAAGAGGAAGACGGCATAAAACTCTCTCTTGTTCAAATTACAGAAGATGGAGAAAAAACAATTGGCAAAAAGCCGGGCAAGTACTTGACAATAGAGGTTGTTGGGATTAGGCAGAAAGATACTGAACTGCAAAAACAAGTATCAGATGTTTTTTCCCGTGAGTTTGCACATTTTTTAAAAGAAACCGGCATTCCTGAAGATGCATCCTGTCTTGTTGTAGGACTTGGCAACTGGAATGTTACACCTGATGCTCTCGGCCCGCTTGTATGTGAAAACCTGCTTGTTACAAGGCACCTTTTTGAACTTCAGCCGGAAAATGTAGAAGATGGTTACCGTTCAGTAAGTGCGGTATCACCAGGAGTAATGGGACTAACGGGAATTGAAACGAGCGACATTATTTTTGGAGTAGTTGAAAAGTCGAAGCCTAATTTTGTCATTGCCATTGATGCCCTTGCATCAAGGTCAATTGAAAGGGTCAATTCAACGATCCAAATTTCAGATACAGGGATCCATCCAGGTTCAGGTGTAGGAAATAAACGAAAAGAAATAAGTAAGGAAACATTGGGAGTACCTGTTATCGCCATTGGCGTTCCTACTGTTGTTGATGCGGTATCAATTACAAGTGATACAATCGATTTTATTTTAAAGCACTTTGGGCGGGAATTAAAAGAAGGAAACAGGCCGTCTCGTTCTCTTGCCCCGGCTGGTATGACATTCGGGGAAAAAAGGAAATTGACGGAAGAGGATTTGCCTGAGGAACAGCAGCGGAAGACTTTTCTCGGTATCGTTGGAACGCTTCCGGAAGAAGAAAAACGCAAGCTTATTCACGAGGTTTTATCCCCGCTTGGCCACAATTTAATGGTTACTCCTAAAGAAGTTGATATATTTATTGAGGATATGGCAAATGTATTGGCTACCGGATTAAATTCCGCTCTTCATAAGAAAGTAAATGAAGAAAATAGAGGTTTTTATACGAGATAA
- the rpsT gene encoding 30S ribosomal protein S20 codes for MPNIKSAIKRVKTSEARKAHNTAIKSSMRTAVKKVEAAIVNNDVTSAKELLVDAAKRLDKAAAKGLIHKKAAARKKSRLMKKLNALNA; via the coding sequence GTGCCAAACATTAAATCTGCTATTAAGCGTGTGAAAACAAGCGAAGCTAGAAAAGCTCACAACACTGCAATTAAATCTTCGATGCGTACTGCTGTGAAGAAAGTTGAAGCTGCAATCGTAAATAATGATGTAACATCTGCAAAAGAATTATTAGTAGATGCTGCGAAAAGGCTCGACAAAGCAGCTGCTAAGGGACTTATCCATAAAAAAGCTGCTGCCCGTAAAAAATCTCGTTTAATGAAAAAATTAAACGCATTAAATGCTTAA
- the holA gene encoding DNA polymerase III subunit delta translates to MVLEVWKQIKKKQISPLYLLYGQESFLINETKQLLLSHVLEDEETDFNFSSYDLEETPIETAIEDAETFPFIGEKRLIILNNPVFLTSEKTKEKVEHNLSKLEAYLKEPAPYSVVVFAAPYEKLDERKKIVKELKRKAVTIEAKKLNEQELKNWIRERAAFNGVEIDDDAVEVLLSLSGTNLFMLTSEIDKLALYVEDQKKIDVSIVEKLVARSLEQNIFTLVDKVVHRKIGEALRIYYDLLKQNEEPIKILSIISGQFRLIYQVKELARRGYGQQQIASFLKIHPFRVKLAAGQAKLFSDQELTFIIEQLADADYQMKTGGMDKELLIELILFRLHDHALKK, encoded by the coding sequence TTGGTGCTGGAAGTATGGAAGCAAATTAAGAAAAAACAGATTTCGCCATTATATTTATTATATGGCCAGGAATCATTTCTTATAAATGAAACGAAGCAGCTTTTATTGTCCCATGTTTTGGAAGATGAAGAAACAGATTTTAATTTTTCATCCTATGATCTTGAAGAAACACCGATTGAAACAGCCATTGAAGATGCTGAAACATTCCCGTTTATTGGGGAAAAAAGGCTGATCATCCTTAATAACCCGGTTTTTTTAACATCAGAAAAAACAAAAGAAAAGGTTGAACATAACCTTTCTAAGCTGGAGGCTTATTTGAAGGAACCCGCTCCTTATTCGGTAGTTGTCTTTGCCGCCCCGTATGAAAAGCTGGATGAAAGGAAAAAAATCGTTAAAGAGCTAAAAAGAAAAGCAGTAACCATTGAAGCAAAAAAACTTAATGAACAGGAATTAAAAAATTGGATAAGGGAAAGAGCTGCCTTTAACGGAGTCGAAATTGATGATGATGCCGTTGAAGTACTCCTTTCACTTTCCGGAACGAATTTGTTTATGCTTACAAGTGAAATAGACAAGCTTGCTTTATATGTTGAAGATCAGAAAAAAATCGATGTTTCGATCGTCGAAAAACTTGTAGCAAGGTCATTAGAACAAAATATCTTTACACTCGTGGATAAGGTTGTCCATCGCAAGATTGGCGAGGCGCTAAGGATTTATTATGATCTTTTAAAACAAAATGAGGAACCGATCAAAATTTTATCAATTATTTCAGGGCAATTTCGTTTGATTTACCAGGTTAAAGAGCTGGCAAGGCGGGGCTATGGGCAGCAACAAATTGCCAGTTTTCTTAAAATTCACCCTTTCCGTGTTAAGTTAGCTGCCGGACAGGCAAAGCTTTTTTCAGATCAGGAGCTAACGTTTATTATAGAACAACTGGCAGATGCTGATTACCAAATGAAAACGGGTGGAATGGATAAAGAATTATTAATTGAACTCATTCTATTTCGCTTGCATGATCATGCCTTAAAGAAATAA
- a CDS encoding YqzM family protein → MNEFEKNVQSKRNDAVDSGVGFFVSFGFFATMFIIATVIKVIGS, encoded by the coding sequence GTGAACGAATTTGAAAAGAACGTACAAAGCAAGCGTAATGATGCCGTTGACTCAGGCGTAGGATTCTTTGTTTCTTTCGGATTTTTTGCAACAATGTTTATTATTGCAACAGTCATTAAAGTAATCGGTTCTTAA
- a CDS encoding DNA internalization-related competence protein ComEC/Rec2: MNGKVIYFAIASTIGVLSALDNKLFFSMFAVYVLFLLIRKSFSKYKMTAIFAVFFIFFLSAKGSFLYKKTDFSGDETNFLIYFNKELHVDGELMKTYAADQKTGEEFAIRYRVLSKEEKAALPDFLLGKQCLAVGKLEKPALPRNKNAFNYRKYLNREGIHWVLKIDDIHFQTCKPQSSFLISLRILRQNGISYIERYFPDNAAQVSAALIFGERNLYEPEILKTYEKIGIVHLLAISGLQVSLLSGMIFIFGLRIGITKERMQNALLIVLPVYGILTGASPSVIRAVIMTILVLISLKFTFKHRLSPIDAVSIALMCYTFFNPFVIYNAGFQLSFTVSYCLILSASSILPRFKSHILALLATTLISQLSSLPIVLFHFYEISIISLLANLFFVPLYSFVFTPAALISFMIHFISPKLAAPLVNFFDSLVTFSNGIAHILSEFPYATVTLGRPHLIVLLLYVITLLLFFYLWEKKKVLIRIFWIPVVSMIIQGMLHYISPYGEVTFIDVGQGDSILIRLPHGQGTFLIDTGGTIRFEKEKWQERKKDFEVGKNVVVPFLKSKGITTIDKLILTHGDQDHIGGAHALLEEMNVKEILLPLIAEKSELERKIIKKADEKNIPVKFAKGQEGWKSGNSLFQILLPVEKQVLDRNNGSIVILAKIGGLKWLLTGDLEKEGEEVLVNNYKHTAIDVIKVGHHGSKSSTSDELLRHFSPKGAIISAGENNRYGHPHKEVLHRLEKYKIKIFRTDQQGAVTYSFRGNHGTFSVVIP, from the coding sequence ATGAACGGAAAAGTTATCTACTTTGCCATTGCATCAACGATCGGAGTACTATCTGCATTGGATAATAAATTATTTTTTAGCATGTTCGCTGTTTATGTTTTATTTCTTTTAATAAGAAAATCTTTTTCAAAATACAAAATGACAGCGATATTTGCGGTGTTTTTTATTTTTTTTCTTTCTGCAAAAGGATCTTTTTTGTATAAGAAAACTGATTTTTCTGGAGATGAAACAAATTTTCTCATCTATTTCAATAAGGAATTACATGTAGATGGCGAATTGATGAAGACATATGCGGCTGATCAAAAAACAGGTGAAGAGTTCGCAATAAGATATAGAGTGCTGTCAAAAGAGGAGAAAGCAGCCTTGCCCGATTTTCTCCTTGGTAAACAATGTTTGGCAGTCGGCAAGCTTGAGAAACCTGCGCTGCCGCGAAACAAAAATGCATTTAACTACCGTAAGTATTTAAACCGGGAAGGTATCCACTGGGTATTAAAGATCGATGACATACATTTTCAAACGTGCAAGCCTCAATCTTCATTTCTCATTTCCCTCCGAATTTTACGGCAAAATGGAATTTCGTACATTGAACGTTACTTTCCAGACAATGCAGCACAAGTTTCTGCTGCGTTAATTTTTGGCGAAAGAAATTTATATGAACCGGAAATACTTAAAACATATGAAAAAATCGGTATAGTCCACTTATTGGCAATATCAGGGCTTCAAGTCAGTCTATTGTCAGGCATGATTTTCATTTTCGGATTACGGATCGGCATAACAAAGGAAAGGATGCAAAATGCTCTGCTCATTGTTTTGCCTGTGTATGGCATCTTAACTGGTGCTTCTCCTTCTGTAATCCGTGCTGTCATTATGACAATCTTGGTGCTTATCAGTTTAAAATTTACATTCAAACATAGGCTCTCCCCAATTGATGCAGTAAGCATTGCCTTGATGTGCTACACATTCTTTAATCCATTTGTCATTTATAATGCCGGGTTCCAACTTTCATTTACAGTAAGCTATTGTTTAATTTTGTCTGCATCTTCTATTTTGCCCCGCTTCAAAAGCCATATTTTGGCGCTTCTAGCCACCACATTGATTTCCCAGCTTTCTTCACTCCCGATTGTTTTATTTCATTTTTATGAAATCTCGATTATCTCGCTGCTGGCAAATCTCTTTTTTGTTCCGTTATATTCCTTTGTCTTCACTCCGGCTGCTTTGATATCCTTTATGATCCATTTCATATCACCGAAATTGGCTGCCCCACTCGTGAATTTTTTCGATTCGCTTGTCACATTTTCAAACGGGATTGCACATATTCTATCTGAGTTTCCATATGCAACTGTAACATTAGGCCGGCCCCATCTTATTGTTCTTTTACTGTATGTGATTACATTATTATTATTTTTCTATTTGTGGGAAAAAAAGAAAGTTCTCATAAGGATTTTTTGGATTCCTGTAGTGTCGATGATCATACAGGGGATGCTTCATTATATTTCGCCTTACGGGGAGGTTACTTTTATTGATGTCGGTCAAGGAGACAGTATACTTATAAGGCTTCCTCACGGCCAAGGAACATTCTTAATTGATACAGGAGGAACTATAAGGTTTGAAAAAGAGAAATGGCAGGAAAGAAAAAAAGATTTTGAAGTAGGAAAAAATGTTGTTGTTCCTTTTTTAAAAAGCAAGGGAATCACAACGATTGACAAGTTGATTCTTACCCATGGAGATCAAGACCATATCGGGGGAGCTCATGCATTACTTGAAGAGATGAATGTAAAAGAAATCTTGCTTCCTTTAATTGCTGAGAAATCGGAACTGGAAAGGAAAATCATTAAAAAGGCAGATGAAAAAAACATACCGGTAAAGTTTGCAAAAGGTCAAGAAGGGTGGAAAAGCGGGAACAGTTTATTTCAGATTCTTCTTCCCGTTGAAAAACAAGTGTTAGACAGAAATAATGGATCAATTGTAATTCTTGCGAAAATTGGCGGGTTGAAATGGCTTCTTACAGGTGATCTTGAAAAAGAAGGTGAAGAAGTTTTGGTAAACAACTATAAACATACTGCGATAGACGTTATAAAAGTTGGTCATCATGGCAGCAAATCGTCAACATCCGACGAATTATTGAGGCATTTTTCACCAAAAGGAGCAATAATTTCTGCCGGTGAAAATAACAGATATGGTCATCCTCATAAAGAAGTCTTGCATCGATTAGAGAAGTACAAAATAAAAATTTTCCGAACAGATCAACAAGGTGCTGTCACGTATTCATTTCGAGGTAATCACGGAACCTTTTCGGTTGTTATTCCATAG
- a CDS encoding helix-hairpin-helix domain-containing protein, translating to MKEWLKEYKMYVILGAAALLFGVFYWLAPLENSKTQPEDKAEWSLTDLEEPQKEEVEDKTPEIILADIKGAVKTPGVYKAEEGERVIDLIEKAGGLAKDADASKVNFSMRVTDEMVIYIPKIGEEGEGFNGQSTVDTFGESTLVNINRADSSELETLPGIGPSKSAAIIEYREKNGPFKTIEDIKNISGIGEKTFEKLKDLITVH from the coding sequence GTGAAGGAATGGTTAAAAGAATATAAGATGTATGTAATCTTAGGGGCAGCTGCTTTGCTTTTTGGTGTTTTTTACTGGCTTGCACCTTTAGAAAACAGTAAGACTCAGCCGGAAGACAAAGCGGAATGGTCCCTGACAGATCTAGAGGAACCTCAAAAAGAAGAAGTTGAAGACAAAACACCAGAAATTATCCTGGCAGATATTAAAGGAGCAGTTAAAACTCCAGGGGTATATAAGGCTGAAGAGGGAGAACGAGTGATTGATTTAATTGAAAAGGCAGGAGGTCTAGCGAAAGATGCTGATGCTTCTAAAGTAAACTTTTCGATGCGAGTCACAGATGAAATGGTGATCTATATACCAAAAATAGGTGAAGAAGGGGAAGGATTTAATGGGCAATCAACCGTTGATACGTTCGGAGAGAGCACTCTCGTTAATATCAATCGTGCGGATTCAAGCGAACTTGAAACATTGCCGGGAATTGGCCCTTCAAAATCAGCAGCAATTATTGAATACCGGGAAAAAAACGGCCCGTTCAAAACCATCGAAGATATAAAGAATATAAGCGGAATCGGTGAAAAGACTTTTGAAAAACTAAAAGATTTGATTACAGTCCATTAG
- the comER gene encoding late competence protein ComER translates to MKIGIIGTGNMGRILAEAILDGKAVSPSSLIITNRTLSKALEIKAINEEIIVKKSAVEVAKQSDAVFICVKPHDVYKVLEDILPVLSPDKCVISITSPISTEQLERVVSCSVVRAIPSITNRALAGVILLTFGKKCEEKWKKQLFDLFTTFSEPMEIENNITRVASDIVSCGPAFFSYLTRRFISAAVKETEIPEETAVKLASEMLIGLGELLRKRHYSLQTLQEKVCVKGGITGEGIKVLENELGEVFEHLFQATHVKFEEDLKKINRQYPK, encoded by the coding sequence ATGAAAATCGGGATCATCGGAACTGGAAATATGGGGAGAATTTTGGCAGAAGCAATTCTTGATGGAAAAGCCGTTTCTCCTTCTTCGTTGATTATCACAAATAGAACATTGTCCAAGGCGTTAGAAATTAAAGCGATAAATGAAGAAATTATTGTAAAAAAAAGCGCAGTGGAGGTTGCAAAACAATCAGATGCAGTTTTTATATGTGTGAAACCTCATGATGTTTACAAGGTGCTTGAGGATATATTGCCGGTTCTATCTCCTGACAAATGTGTCATTTCGATCACCAGCCCAATTAGTACCGAACAATTGGAAAGGGTTGTATCATGCTCTGTTGTAAGGGCAATTCCTAGCATTACAAACAGAGCCCTGGCAGGAGTCATTTTGTTAACCTTTGGGAAAAAATGCGAGGAAAAATGGAAAAAACAACTATTTGATTTATTTACAACTTTTTCAGAACCGATGGAAATTGAGAATAATATAACAAGGGTTGCATCTGACATAGTAAGCTGCGGACCTGCATTTTTTAGCTACCTTACCCGCCGATTTATTTCGGCAGCTGTAAAGGAAACCGAAATCCCGGAAGAAACAGCAGTGAAACTAGCTAGCGAAATGCTGATCGGTTTAGGAGAGTTATTAAGAAAAAGACATTATTCTTTGCAAACATTACAAGAGAAAGTGTGTGTAAAAGGCGGAATTACTGGTGAAGGAATTAAGGTTTTAGAAAACGAGCTGGGAGAAGTTTTTGAACACTTATTTCAAGCGACACATGTAAAATTTGAGGAAGATTTGAAAAAAATAAACCGGCAATATCCTAAGTAA
- a CDS encoding class I SAM-dependent DNA methyltransferase, whose translation MSYERFAYFYDVLMKDAPYDKWVEIVLSKLKKYKVEGKELLDLACGTGELSVRLSKAGFRVTGVDLSSDMLTVARAKADENRQQICFFQQNMAELEGLGQFDAVCIFCDSLNYLETETEVMNTFKHVSHHLKKGGLLLFDVHSIYKMMHVFMDETFAFVEDDISYIWQCYKGDYPNSIEHDLVFFLLDKETGQYDRFEELHVQRTFSVDEYKNWLKEAGFELLEIFADFHDGQPDDHSERIFFVARKPV comes from the coding sequence ATGAGTTACGAAAGATTTGCTTACTTTTATGACGTTTTAATGAAGGATGCTCCGTACGACAAATGGGTGGAGATTGTCCTTTCCAAATTAAAAAAGTACAAAGTTGAAGGGAAAGAACTCTTGGATCTTGCTTGTGGAACAGGTGAACTTTCTGTTCGCCTTTCCAAGGCAGGATTTCGTGTAACAGGAGTTGATTTATCGTCTGATATGCTGACGGTAGCACGGGCTAAAGCAGATGAAAACAGGCAGCAAATTTGCTTTTTCCAGCAAAATATGGCTGAACTAGAAGGTCTTGGCCAATTTGATGCCGTTTGTATTTTTTGTGATTCGTTAAATTACTTGGAAACAGAAACAGAAGTCATGAATACTTTCAAACATGTTTCACATCATCTGAAAAAGGGCGGGCTATTGCTCTTTGACGTTCATTCCATCTATAAAATGATGCACGTATTCATGGATGAAACATTTGCCTTTGTTGAAGATGATATTTCTTACATATGGCAGTGCTATAAAGGTGACTATCCTAACAGCATTGAACACGATCTCGTTTTCTTTTTATTGGATAAGGAAACTGGTCAATATGACCGCTTTGAAGAACTTCATGTACAGAGAACGTTTTCTGTTGATGAGTATAAAAATTGGCTGAAAGAAGCGGGGTTTGAGCTGCTGGAAATCTTTGCTGATTTTCATGATGGCCAGCCTGACGATCATTCAGAAAGAATCTTTTTTGTTGCAAGAAAGCCTGTGTGA
- the rsfS gene encoding ribosome silencing factor, protein MNERQILLTAVKAADDKKAEDIIVLNMKGISIVADYFIICHGNSDKQVQAIAREMKEKVEEEGFIVRRMEGFDEAKWVLVDLGDVVAHIFHRDERSYYNLERLWGDAPMENIQSELGQ, encoded by the coding sequence ATGAATGAACGCCAAATATTATTGACCGCAGTGAAAGCGGCTGATGATAAAAAAGCAGAAGATATTATTGTTTTAAATATGAAAGGAATTTCTATCGTTGCTGATTATTTCATTATTTGCCACGGTAATTCGGATAAGCAGGTTCAGGCGATCGCACGTGAAATGAAGGAAAAAGTTGAGGAAGAAGGTTTTATAGTCAGAAGAATGGAAGGATTTGATGAAGCTAAATGGGTGCTAGTTGATCTTGGTGATGTAGTCGCCCATATTTTTCACCGTGATGAACGAAGCTATTACAATTTGGAGCGCCTATGGGGAGATGCCCCAATGGAAAATATTCAAAGCGAGCTAGGTCAATGA
- the yqeK gene encoding bis(5'-nucleosyl)-tetraphosphatase (symmetrical) YqeK — translation MNLDTALKIVKEQLTEHRYQHTLGVVETAVALAEQYGADKKKAELAAAFHDYAKFRPKDEMREIIIKQDMPQDLLNYNTELWHAPVGAFLVEKEAGVTDVEILDAIRYHTSGRPGMTLLDKIIYLADYIEPGRNFPGVEEVRILAKEDLNKALIRSIQNTIIFLMKKNQPIYPDTFLTYNSLVTIKED, via the coding sequence ATGAATCTTGATACTGCTTTAAAGATAGTTAAAGAACAGTTAACAGAACACCGTTATCAGCATACTTTAGGCGTAGTGGAAACAGCAGTTGCACTTGCTGAACAGTATGGAGCAGATAAGAAAAAGGCGGAGCTTGCGGCTGCCTTTCATGATTACGCCAAATTTCGCCCAAAAGATGAAATGCGGGAAATTATTATAAAACAGGACATGCCACAGGATCTTTTAAACTATAACACCGAACTCTGGCACGCACCTGTTGGCGCTTTTTTAGTCGAAAAAGAGGCGGGCGTAACCGATGTTGAAATACTTGATGCGATTCGTTACCATACATCAGGAAGGCCCGGCATGACCTTGCTTGATAAAATTATTTATCTCGCTGATTATATTGAACCTGGCAGGAATTTTCCGGGTGTTGAGGAAGTAAGGATTCTTGCGAAAGAAGATCTAAATAAAGCGTTAATCCGTTCTATTCAAAATACAATCATTTTCTTAATGAAAAAAAACCAGCCAATTTATCCTGATACATTTTTAACATACAATAGCCTTGTAACTATTAAGGAGGATTGA
- a CDS encoding nicotinate-nucleotide adenylyltransferase: MKKIGILGGTFDPPHYGHLLIANEVMESLQLHEVWFMPNQEPPHKKKSSIGNDDRLNMLELAIEDNPKFKIEPIELKRNGPSYTYETMKQLREIYPDYSFYFIIGADMIEYLPKWHKIDELLELVEFVGVKRPSYSDVTHFRIHKVDIPELEISSSMIRKRRKEGRTIRYYLPESVRKYIEENKLYES; this comes from the coding sequence TTGAAAAAGATCGGAATATTGGGAGGAACTTTCGACCCGCCTCATTATGGACATCTTCTGATTGCAAATGAAGTAATGGAATCGTTGCAGCTTCATGAAGTTTGGTTTATGCCAAACCAGGAACCCCCTCATAAGAAGAAATCATCGATTGGAAATGACGACCGCTTAAATATGCTTGAATTGGCAATCGAGGATAACCCGAAATTTAAAATAGAGCCAATTGAATTAAAAAGAAACGGACCGTCATATACGTATGAGACAATGAAGCAGTTAAGGGAAATATATCCTGATTACTCATTTTATTTTATTATCGGAGCAGATATGATTGAATATTTGCCAAAATGGCATAAAATAGACGAACTTCTTGAGCTTGTGGAATTTGTCGGGGTAAAAAGACCGTCATACAGTGATGTTACCCATTTCCGGATTCATAAAGTAGATATCCCGGAATTAGAAATTTCATCAAGCATGATCAGGAAACGGAGAAAAGAAGGAAGAACGATCCGTTATTATTTGCCTGAATCAGTTAGAAAATATATAGAGGAGAATAAGCTATATGAATCTTGA
- the yhbY gene encoding ribosome assembly RNA-binding protein YhbY gives MLTGKQKRFLRSEAHHLNPIFQVGKAGVNENMIKQVFDALEARELMKISVLQNCEDDKNTVAHQLAEGTGADIVQIIGNTIILYKESKENKQIQLP, from the coding sequence ATGTTAACGGGAAAACAAAAAAGATTTTTACGTTCTGAAGCACACCATCTGAATCCTATTTTTCAAGTAGGAAAAGCTGGTGTAAATGAAAATATGATCAAACAAGTTTTCGATGCTCTTGAAGCAAGAGAACTGATGAAAATCAGTGTCCTGCAAAATTGCGAAGATGATAAGAATACGGTTGCGCATCAGCTTGCAGAGGGTACAGGTGCAGACATCGTTCAAATCATTGGAAATACGATTATTCTATACAAGGAATCAAAAGAAAATAAACAAATTCAATTGCCATAG